Proteins from a genomic interval of Phycisphaerae bacterium:
- a CDS encoding glycosyltransferase 87 family protein — MDPTTPSPPSAVPIAGEGRIPSARRRLVLIIALVAAGLAARMPLLPYPGFLHDQDQFVMWAHVAATRGLAHVYDRPDAGRSTPLCNYPPVQVYVCRALASIYPFVGGTPLNAAMVDSIVRREDSPEVRSAYVLFKFPAVLADLLTAALLFLWLIRRAPLVFATIVAGIYALHPAILHDSSVWGQIDAIPTLFTLCALEAARRKKFEWMWAWAILAALTKPQALIFLPVWLSLSILNFGNDARKWLRSAGVIALVVVATVAPFYGGWAGVWEAFVGAASYYPFTHLNGFSGWFLKDPLLAPELGGNLLESYSRDDRALFAGLTPRVLGLIGVFVIWLVAVQVLRRRRGDDDSLEWAARLVPLGFFVVSTQMHERYLYPAIAIWAWTARPDWRWWIGWLLLGACVAVNMLWVWIGPCAGDFLRIQEQLFHRPWLGQPPGVWCSFILIAVLFVTLARVVREATQK, encoded by the coding sequence ATCGCTGGCGAAGGCCGCATACCATCCGCCCGCCGGCGCCTCGTTTTGATCATCGCTCTCGTCGCCGCCGGGCTCGCGGCGCGAATGCCGCTCCTGCCCTACCCTGGATTTCTGCACGACCAGGATCAGTTCGTCATGTGGGCCCATGTCGCCGCGACCCGCGGACTGGCGCATGTGTACGACCGTCCGGACGCTGGCCGCTCCACGCCGCTTTGCAACTACCCGCCGGTGCAGGTCTATGTCTGCCGCGCCCTGGCATCGATCTATCCATTCGTCGGCGGAACACCGCTCAATGCCGCGATGGTGGATTCCATCGTGCGGCGCGAAGACTCCCCCGAGGTCCGCTCCGCGTACGTCCTCTTCAAGTTTCCAGCAGTCCTGGCTGATCTCCTAACGGCCGCACTCCTTTTCCTCTGGCTCATCCGGCGCGCCCCGCTCGTCTTTGCGACGATCGTCGCCGGCATCTACGCGCTGCACCCGGCGATCCTTCACGATTCCTCTGTCTGGGGCCAGATCGACGCCATTCCCACGCTCTTCACCCTCTGCGCCCTCGAAGCTGCGCGGCGAAAGAAGTTCGAGTGGATGTGGGCGTGGGCCATTCTCGCTGCCTTGACCAAGCCGCAGGCCCTCATCTTTCTTCCGGTCTGGCTGTCGCTTTCGATCTTGAACTTCGGCAACGATGCCCGGAAATGGTTGCGTTCCGCGGGCGTGATTGCGCTTGTCGTCGTCGCGACCGTCGCGCCATTTTACGGCGGCTGGGCTGGGGTCTGGGAAGCCTTCGTCGGTGCCGCGTCGTATTATCCCTTCACTCACCTCAACGGGTTCTCCGGCTGGTTTCTCAAAGACCCGCTGCTCGCGCCCGAACTCGGCGGCAACCTTCTCGAATCCTACTCCCGCGACGATCGCGCGCTGTTTGCCGGCTTGACACCGCGCGTCCTCGGACTGATCGGTGTGTTTGTGATCTGGTTGGTCGCGGTACAGGTTCTTCGCCGACGTCGCGGCGACGACGATTCGCTTGAATGGGCGGCGCGGCTCGTACCGCTGGGCTTTTTTGTAGTGTCCACGCAGATGCACGAGCGCTATCTCTACCCCGCCATTGCGATCTGGGCGTGGACGGCGCGGCCGGATTGGCGCTGGTGGATCGGCTGGCTGCTACTGGGCGCCTGCGTGGCCGTCAACATGCTCTGGGTCTGGATCGGGCCCTGTGCCGGCGACTTCCTGCGCATCCAGGAGCAACTCTTCCACCGGCCCTGGCTCGGTCAGCCGCCGGGCGTGTGGTGCAGTTTCATCTTGATAGCAGTTCTGTTCGTGACGCTGGCGCGTGTCGTGCGCGAGGCGACGCAAAAGTAG
- a CDS encoding adenine phosphoribosyltransferase, with protein MAKPTRLPIPNVEGLARMLRDVHDFPKKGIVFKDITPLLSDSAALSLAVEFLTQPFRDQHIDVVVGAESRGFIFGTAVARNLSAGFVPIRKPGKLPAKTRRVEYKLEYGTDAMEIHEDAVWPGAKVLMIDDLLATGGTMVACCDLVRSLGGEIAGVAFLIELCFLKGRDRFNGVPIHSVIKIEDAAGKVTSDF; from the coding sequence ATGGCCAAGCCAACGCGACTGCCGATTCCCAACGTCGAAGGACTGGCGCGGATGCTCCGCGATGTCCACGACTTTCCCAAGAAGGGGATCGTCTTCAAAGACATCACGCCCCTCCTGTCCGATTCGGCGGCCCTTTCCCTGGCGGTCGAGTTCCTCACACAACCGTTCCGTGATCAGCATATTGACGTGGTCGTAGGTGCGGAGAGCCGCGGGTTCATTTTTGGAACCGCCGTGGCGCGAAACCTCTCCGCCGGGTTTGTCCCCATTCGCAAGCCGGGCAAACTCCCTGCCAAGACCCGGCGCGTCGAATACAAGCTCGAATACGGCACCGACGCGATGGAGATTCACGAAGACGCGGTCTGGCCAGGGGCCAAAGTGCTGATGATTGATGATTTACTCGCCACCGGCGGGACGATGGTCGCCTGTTGCGATCTCGTCCGTTCGCTGGGCGGCGAGATCGCGGGCGTGGCGTTCCTCATCGAACTGTGTTTCCTCAAGGGCCGCGATCGGTTCAACGGCGTCCCCATTCACTCGGTCATCAAGATTGAAGACGCGGCCGGCAAGGTCACCTCCGATTTTTGA
- a CDS encoding trypsin-like peptidase domain-containing protein, giving the protein MTRSTIALLTCLCLAAERSRAQELPETTTQPVPTVEIPSTSQPAELPPPPNPLQQLQDGIEVLVEKFGPAVVAIQTDRRPSPGEPSSGNPLDWVTSGSGVVIRNDGMILTSQHVIEGALAIHVTLSDGRSCRARRIAADPRADLAILHIAERDLTVAELGDVCSVRRGHLVLAFGNPLGLAGDGQAAVSLGIVSAIGRPLPQTVGRDEDRYYGDMIQTSAPINPGHSGGPLVNIDGQVVGVLTALGATGASGAIGFAVPIGERTRRIIDRLLRGQSIEYGYLGVEVVNLTEAQIRAAGLRAGRGVLVDSVVPDEPAAAAGLRGGDIVVAVDRRPVASADDFVSLVGALEPGRTAAVEFLRKGGRAVAHVFVGRRPASPAIADAPEAMEFRGAVLETAPPEMREANHLPAGAMIVVLVRADSPGDRAGLAPGDILVRVNGRPLSVEAVRALAATMDDCLVGLSSGHSLLLKAE; this is encoded by the coding sequence ATGACGCGCAGTACCATTGCACTATTGACTTGCCTGTGTCTGGCTGCGGAGAGATCGCGCGCACAGGAGCTGCCGGAGACCACGACACAGCCCGTGCCGACCGTGGAGATTCCCTCGACCTCGCAGCCCGCGGAATTGCCACCGCCGCCCAATCCGCTTCAACAACTGCAAGACGGGATCGAAGTCCTTGTTGAAAAATTCGGCCCCGCCGTGGTGGCGATCCAGACCGACCGCCGTCCGTCGCCGGGCGAGCCGTCAAGCGGTAATCCGCTCGATTGGGTCACCAGCGGCAGCGGCGTCGTCATCCGCAACGACGGGATGATCCTGACCAGCCAGCATGTCATCGAGGGCGCGCTGGCAATTCACGTCACGCTGTCTGACGGACGGTCGTGCCGCGCGCGCCGCATCGCCGCCGATCCACGGGCCGATCTCGCCATCCTCCACATCGCCGAGCGGGACTTAACCGTAGCCGAGCTGGGCGACGTGTGCAGCGTGCGCCGCGGTCATCTGGTGTTGGCGTTCGGCAACCCGCTGGGCCTGGCCGGGGACGGGCAGGCCGCGGTCAGTTTGGGGATCGTCAGCGCGATCGGCCGCCCGCTGCCGCAGACCGTGGGACGAGACGAGGATCGCTATTACGGCGACATGATCCAGACCTCCGCCCCGATCAATCCCGGCCATTCAGGCGGGCCGCTGGTGAACATTGACGGTCAGGTCGTCGGAGTGCTCACAGCCCTGGGCGCCACCGGCGCCAGCGGCGCGATCGGCTTCGCGGTACCCATCGGCGAGCGGACGCGGCGCATCATCGACCGCCTCCTGAGGGGTCAATCGATTGAATACGGCTATCTCGGCGTGGAGGTGGTCAACCTGACCGAGGCGCAGATTCGCGCGGCGGGGTTGCGGGCGGGGAGAGGCGTGTTGGTTGATTCAGTGGTGCCGGACGAACCGGCCGCCGCCGCGGGACTGCGGGGAGGAGATATTGTCGTAGCCGTCGATCGGCGCCCCGTCGCATCGGCGGATGATTTCGTGTCGTTGGTCGGCGCGTTGGAGCCGGGGCGGACGGCGGCGGTGGAGTTCCTGCGCAAGGGCGGTCGCGCCGTCGCGCATGTCTTCGTGGGACGCCGACCGGCCTCGCCTGCGATCGCCGACGCACCAGAAGCAATGGAGTTTCGCGGGGCCGTCTTGGAGACGGCGCCGCCGGAGATGCGCGAGGCCAATCACCTGCCTGCCGGAGCGATGATCGTGGTTTTGGTTCGAGCGGACAGCCCCGGCGATCGCGCCGGCCTGGCGCCCGGGGACATCCTCGTCCGAGTCAACGGTCGCCCGTTATCGGTCGAGGCGGTTCGCGCACTGGCCGCGACGATGGATGACTGCCTCGTGGGGCTTTCCAGCGGTCATTCGCTGCTATTAAAGGCGGAATAG
- a CDS encoding CvpA family protein, translating into MIFSIVVALMVILVTAFWVYQGFFSSAIMFLCTVIACLLAFGFYEQVHSLWAANLNAGIGLPLALMLIFLVTLLVLRLGTDKMIPDGVKLPVIADRAGGGVCGLFTGLLLVGTSLVAIQMLPIGSSVLGFERVSTAADGSAEEKGFMLKPDGFTIGLVNMLSSGSFQGETSFADAKPDFIEDLYSARANPQPEERVFVPQDSLQVKGYWEARQIDQVSQRVEGEGLAREFTTVEPSVGKKFLVCRVRLDTSAAAEGSMDLRFRVPQFRIVGPPPASDGASAPPSVHLACGMSDLYIHKDHGLSNVKADQAARLVRFGPQTDFLLNANTARSVAEIKGSGENASVKAFNFDVAFEVPENFSPWYVEYKRGARVELTKKLQRTEPPSDAATAYGSSAPKPSSPKGDASANDTDEADEPEKKDSKPKVGKPTGGNVHIADAIEARTGVFDTLPTPLPKDNSFVARHLQGDVLGECHFYLDLPGTPPTDGAVTKFYVPEGKRMVQVGADKKDALSLFGRALNYATNVAAQIRLTDSEGTDYFAIGVYSAAPVGGKMVFEVQYYPESEQPERSLKKAKKLTENVLRSTNPEQRLFGYLFLVDPGVKIVSFSSGARNAGKQTLEIDVPQ; encoded by the coding sequence ATGATCTTTTCCATCGTCGTAGCGCTCATGGTGATTCTGGTCACGGCCTTCTGGGTGTATCAAGGTTTCTTCAGCAGCGCGATCATGTTCCTCTGCACGGTCATTGCCTGTCTTCTCGCTTTTGGATTCTACGAACAGGTGCATTCGCTGTGGGCTGCGAACTTGAACGCGGGCATCGGCCTGCCGCTGGCGCTGATGTTGATTTTTCTGGTCACGCTACTGGTCTTGCGGCTGGGAACGGACAAGATGATCCCCGACGGCGTCAAGCTGCCCGTGATTGCGGACCGCGCGGGTGGCGGCGTGTGCGGCCTGTTTACGGGCCTGCTCCTGGTGGGAACGTCGCTGGTGGCGATCCAGATGCTCCCCATCGGATCGAGCGTCCTCGGCTTCGAGCGCGTCTCGACCGCCGCCGACGGGAGCGCCGAGGAAAAAGGATTCATGTTGAAACCCGACGGATTCACGATCGGGCTGGTCAATATGCTTTCGTCGGGCAGCTTCCAGGGCGAGACGAGCTTTGCCGACGCCAAGCCGGATTTCATCGAGGACTTGTACTCGGCGCGAGCCAATCCGCAGCCGGAAGAACGCGTCTTCGTTCCCCAGGACAGCCTTCAGGTCAAAGGCTACTGGGAGGCGCGGCAGATCGATCAGGTGTCGCAGCGAGTCGAGGGCGAGGGCTTGGCCCGCGAATTCACGACGGTCGAACCCAGCGTCGGGAAGAAATTCCTGGTGTGCCGCGTGCGACTGGACACGTCGGCGGCGGCGGAAGGATCGATGGATTTGCGTTTCCGGGTACCTCAATTTCGCATCGTCGGCCCGCCGCCGGCAAGCGATGGAGCGTCGGCCCCGCCGAGCGTCCATCTGGCCTGCGGCATGAGCGACTTGTACATCCACAAGGACCATGGTTTGTCCAACGTCAAGGCGGATCAGGCGGCGCGGTTGGTGCGCTTCGGCCCGCAGACGGACTTTCTGCTCAATGCCAACACCGCTCGATCGGTTGCGGAGATTAAGGGGAGCGGAGAGAACGCTTCCGTCAAGGCTTTTAATTTCGACGTGGCGTTCGAGGTGCCGGAAAATTTCTCGCCGTGGTACGTGGAGTACAAGCGAGGAGCGCGGGTGGAGTTGACCAAGAAGCTCCAACGGACCGAGCCGCCCTCGGACGCCGCGACGGCCTATGGAAGCTCCGCCCCAAAGCCTTCGAGCCCGAAAGGTGATGCGTCGGCAAACGACACAGATGAGGCCGACGAGCCCGAAAAGAAGGACAGCAAGCCCAAGGTCGGCAAGCCCACCGGAGGAAACGTCCATATCGCCGACGCCATTGAAGCGCGAACGGGGGTTTTTGATACGCTCCCGACGCCACTGCCGAAGGACAATTCCTTCGTCGCCCGTCATCTTCAGGGTGACGTGCTCGGTGAATGTCACTTTTACCTCGACCTGCCAGGCACGCCGCCGACCGACGGGGCCGTCACGAAGTTCTACGTTCCCGAAGGCAAAAGGATGGTACAAGTCGGCGCGGACAAGAAAGACGCTTTGAGCCTGTTCGGCCGGGCGCTGAACTACGCCACTAACGTTGCCGCCCAGATTCGCCTCACCGACTCCGAGGGCACGGATTACTTTGCCATCGGCGTTTATTCCGCGGCTCCCGTCGGTGGAAAGATGGTCTTCGAGGTTCAGTACTATCCAGAATCGGAGCAACCGGAACGCAGCCTGAAGAAAGCCAAGAAGCTGACGGAAAATGTCCTGCGATCGACGAATCCCGAGCAGCGCCTCTTCGGCTACCTTTTCCTGGTTGATCCGGGAGTGAAGATCGTGAGCTTCTCCTCGGGCGCGCGAAACGCCGGGAAGCAGACGCTTGAAATCGACGTGCCGCAGTAG